The following coding sequences are from one Musa acuminata AAA Group cultivar baxijiao chromosome BXJ2-4, Cavendish_Baxijiao_AAA, whole genome shotgun sequence window:
- the LOC103976961 gene encoding ras-related protein RABH1b, with the protein MAPVSALAKYKLVFLGDQSVGKTSIITRFMYDKFDNTYQATIGIDFLSKTMYLEDRTVRLQLWDTAGQERFRSLIPSYIRDSSVAVIVYDVASRQSFLNTSKWIEEVRTERGSDVIIVLVGNKTDLVDKRQVSIEEGEAKAQELGVMFIETSAKAGFNIKALFRKIAAALPGMENLSSTKQEDMVDVNLRATNANSYQSQSQSGGCSC; encoded by the exons ATGGCCCCGGTGTCGGCGCTCGCAAAGTACAAGCTGGTGTTCCTGGGGGATCAGTCCGTGGGGAAGACGAGCATCATCACCCGCTTCATGTACGACAAGTTCGACAACACCTACCAG GCTACAATTGGTATAGACTTCCTATCAAAGACTATGTACCTTGAAGATAGAACAGTCAGACTGCAGCTTTG GGACACAGCTGGGCAAGAGAGATTTAGGAGCCTGATCCCAAGTTACATTCGAGACTCTTCGGTTGCTGTCATTGTGTACGATGTTGCAA GCCGACAATCTTTCTTAAATACTTCAAAGTGGATTGAAGAGGTTCGAACAGAGAGGGGAAGTGATGTTATCATCGTCCTTGTTGGGAACAAAACAGATCTGGTTGACAAGAG ACAAGTCTCTATAGAGGAAGGAGAAGCCAAGGCACAGGAACTTGGTGTTATGTTTATTGAGACAAGTGCAAAAGCTGGCTTCAATATAAAG GCGCTGTTCCGAAAGATTGCTGCAGCTCTGCCAGGGATGGAAAATCTTTCTTCAACAAAGCAGGAAGACATGGTCGATGTAAATCTGAGGGCGACAAACGCAAATTCATATCAGTCGCAGTCACAGTCTGGAGGTTGCAGTTGTTGA